A single region of the Drosophila miranda strain MSH22 chromosome 2, D.miranda_PacBio2.1, whole genome shotgun sequence genome encodes:
- the LOC108156964 gene encoding growth hormone-regulated TBC protein 1-A, which translates to MDATTSSKFSDVDEYGFKRGQNFDYNNYSKFMDGYLKTLTRRRMKWEAILQQNPDLSQVDAKLKRYIRKGIPGPYRPDVWMKISGAAAEQKRAPYLYRSLLNTETFDKEISDSISIDLPRTFPDNIHFDTKKQRLYNILIAYAHHNRDVGYCQGLNYIAGLLLIVTEDEEKSFWLLKHIVENIVPQYHSHNMANLLRDLAVFRELVIRRFPAVNRHVDNLGLPYPVIASKWFICIFAEVLPVETVLRIWDCVFSEGYKIVFRAALAMFVTHKTSILACDDIAALATHFRDIMIQDSIVTDCHGFIESMFALRLKRSELESLRKVAVLNPA; encoded by the exons ATGGATGCTACCACAAGTTCAAAGTTCAG CGATGTGGACGAGTATGGCTTCAAACGTGGCCAAAACTTCGACTACAATAACTATTCCAAGTTCATGGACGGCTACCTGAAGACGCTGACACGCCGTCGCATGAAATGGGAGGCCATACTGCAGCAGAACCCAGATCTCAGCCAGGTGGATGCTAAACTGAAGCGTTATATTCGAAAGGGGATACCGGGCCCCTACCGTCCCGATGTTTGGATGAAGATATCCGGCGCCGCAGCCGAACAAAAGCGGGCGCCTTATCTGTACCGCAGTCTCTTGAACACCGAAACCTTTGACAAGGAAATCAGCGATTCCATATCAATCGATCTACCTCGTACGTTTCCCGACAATATCCACTTCGACACGAAGAAGCAGCGCCTGTACAACATCCTCATCGCCTATGCCCACCACAATCGAGATGTGGGCTACTGCCAGGGCCTCAACTACATAGCCGGGCTGCTGCTCATCGTCACCGAGGACGAGGAGAAGTCCTTCTGGCTGCTCAAGCATATCGTGGAGAATATTGTGCCACAGTATCACTCGCACAACATGGCCAATCTGCTAAGGGACCTCGCTGTCTTTCGCGAGCTGGTGATTAGGCGCTTTCCAGCTGTGAATCGGCATGTGGACAATTTGG GTCTTCCCTATCCTGTTATAGCCAGCAAGTGGTTCATCTGCATATTTGCCGAGGTGCTGCCGGTGGAGACGGTGCTGCGCATCTGGGATTGTGTGTTTTCCGAAGGCTACAAGATCGTTTTCCGTGCCGCTTTGGCCATGTTTGTCACCCACAAGACCAGCATACTGGCCTGCGACGATATTGCCGCCTTGGCCACACACTTTCGCGACATCATGATCCAGGACAGCATTGTTACGGACTGTCATGGCTTCATAGAGTCGATGTTTGCATTACGCTTGAAACGCAGCGAACTGGAGAGCCTGCGGAAGGTGGCAGTGCTGAATCCTGCTTAA